CGCCGCTGCACAGGTCGAGTTGCCGGCGCGCTTTGTCTGGCGCAGCTACCGGCAGATTCTGGGCAGGCACGAGGTGCCGCGCGAATCGCCGCTGGACAAGACGCCCATGATCTGGCGCCTGATGCGTCTGCTGCCGCTATGCCTGGGCGAGCCTGCGTTCGAACCGATTGCCAACTTTCTGCGCCCCGGCGAGCCGCAGCGCCTGTTGCAGCTCGCTGAAAAGCTGGCCGACCTGTTCGACCAGTACCAGATCTACCGTGCCGACTGGCTGGCTGCCTGGGAGCAGGGCGAGAATGTGCTGCGCACGGCGGGCCGCCCCGATGCGCCCGTGCCCGAAGGGCAGCTCTGGCAGCCCCAGTTGTGGCGCAAGGTGCTGGCCGAGCTCGATGAACAGGAGCGTGCCGCCACCCGCCCGGCCCTGCTGGCGCGGATTCTGGACGCACTGCAAAGCGGTCAGCCGCCGGTCACGCCGCTGGCGCGCCGCGTGGTGGTGTTCGGCATGAGCCAGATGCCTCTGTCGCTGATGCAGTTTCTCAGCGGCATTGCCCAGCACAGTCAGGTGCTGATTGCCGTTCCCAACCCCTGCCGCTTTCACTGGGCCGATGCCATCGACGGGCGCGAGCTGCTGCGCCAGCAGCGCCGCCGCCATGCCGACAAGGGCGGCAAGGACCTGGCGCAGATTCCGCTGGCGGCCATGCACGCCCATGCCCATCCGCTGCTGGCGGCATGGGGGCGGCAGAGCCGTGACTATGTGCGCCAGCTCGATGCTTTCGACACCACGGGCGACACCGCCGTGCAATGGGGCTGGCCGCGTGTGGATGTGTATGACGAGGCAGACTCGAGCGAGCTGATCGATGCACCGCTGCTGACCCAGGTGCAGCAGCGCATTCGCGATCTGGTGCCCATGTCGGAGCACCCTGCGGTCGAGATTGCAGCGGCCGACCAGTCCATCGTCTTTCACAAGGCCCATGGCCTGGTGCGCGAGCTCGAAGTGCTGCACGACCAGCTGCTGCAATGGCTGGCCGAGCCTGCCGCTGCGGGTCGCGCAGCGCTGGCGCCGCGCGAGGTGGTGGTCATGCTGCCGTCGATCGAAGAGGCTGCACCCGCCATCCGCGCCGTGTTCGGCCAGTACGGCCGCCACGATGCGCGCCATATTCCGTTTGATATCGCCGACGTGGGCGCGCGCGCCAGCAGCCCGCTGGTGACGGCGCTGCAATGGCTGCTCAAGCTGCCGCAGCAGCGCTGCCGTCTGAGCGAGTTGTGCGACCTGCTCGATGTGCCCGCCGTGGCGGCGCGCGTGGGGCTGGCGGCCGACGATCTGCCCCAGCTCACGCACTGGATGGCCGGTGCGGGCATTCGCTGGGGGCTCAACCATGCGCAGCGAGCCCAGCTGGGTCTGGCAGCCTGCGGTGATCCGAACAGCGCCTGGTTCGGCCTGCGCCGCATGCTGCTGGGCTATGCCAGCGGGCCGGCGTTGGATGCGGCCTTCGACGAGACACAGGCTTTTGCCGGCATGGAGCCCTATGACGAAGTGGGTGGCCTGACGGCCGAGCTGGCCGGATCGCTGGCCAGCTTGCTGGGGCGCATGCTGCAATGGTGGCAAGCTGCCGGCGAGGCGGCTGCCCCCCAGGCCTGGGCGCAGCGCTTTCGTGCACTACTCGATGATTTCTTTGTCGCGCAGGGCGATGAAGACCAGGCCTTGTGCGCTGCACTCGACACGGCTCTGGTCGGCTGGCAGGCCGCCTGCGAGCAAGCGGGCTTCGATGCCCTCATCCCGCTGGAGGTGGCGCAGGAGGCCTGGTTGCAGGCCCTGTCCGAGCCCGCGCTCAACCAGCGCTTTCGCGCCGGCGGCGTGACTTTTTGCACTCTGATGCCCATGCGCGCCATTCCCTTCGACGTGGTGTGTCTGCTGGGCATGAACGATGGCGACTACCCGCGCCGCGCCATGCGCGTGGACTTCGATCTGATGGCCTTGCCCGGCCAGCAGCGACCCGGCGACCGCGCGCGCCGTGACGATGATCGCCAGCTGATGCTGGATGCCTTGCTGTCGGCCCGCAGCAAGCTCTACATCAGCTGGGCCGGCCGCCATGTGCGCGACAACAGCGAACAGCCCCCCTCGGTGCTGGTCTCGCAGCTGCGCGACTATCTGAGCCAGGGCTGGCAGGGCGAAGGCAGTGCAGGCCTTGGCGCCAGCGGGCGCGGAGATCTGCTGCTGGCCCAGCGTACCCGGCAGCACCCTTTGCAGCCCTTCAGCCGCCGCTATTTCGAGCAGGCTTCGGGACTGTCGACCTTCGCGCGCGAATGGTATGGCGCGCATGAAGAGCGGGCCGCGCAGGTGCTGCCTGTCGTGGCCGCGTTCGAGCCCGATCCCGAAGTGCCGCTGACGCTGGCGCGCCTGACGGAGTTTCTGCGCCATCCCGCACGCAGCTTTTTGCGCAACCGCCTGCAGGTGCGCTTTGAACAGGATGAGGAGCTGCTGGAGGACGACGAGCTTTTCAGCGTCGATGGTCTGACCGCCTACGGCCTGATTCAGCAGCTGCAGCAAGGTGTGCGCACGCAGCTGGCGCACGATGCGGCGCTGGACGTGGGCATGCAGGTGCAGCGCCAGGTGCAGCGTCTGGGGCGTGCCGGCGTGTTGCCGCTGGCAGGACTTGGCAGGCGAGAGGCCGAGGCCTTGCAGGCCCAGGCCACGCCGTCGCTGCTGGCCTGGCAGCAGCAGATGCGGCTGTGGCCCCATGCGGCGCCGCGCGAGCGGCTGTTGCTGCACTCCGGCGCGGTCACGCTGGACGATTGGATGGATGGCTTGCAGGAGCGCCAGGAGCCGCCCTCGGATGCAGGCCACAGCCGCTGCTGGTTCGCGCTGGAGCCGCGCACGCTGCTGAACAAAAAGGGCGAGCTGCAGGCCCACAAGCTGCTGCCCATTTATGTGCGCAGTCTGGCGCTTTCAAGCAGGGGCAGCGACACGCTGATGGGCGTGATCGCACGCGATACCCTGGTCTGGGTGCAGCCGCTGGAGCCGGAGGTGGCCACGCAGCGCTTGCAGGCCTTGATGCAGCTGTGGCTGACGGGCCAGAACGAGCCCTTGCCGCTGCCTCTCAAAGCCGCCATCGCAGCGGGCAGGGACGAGCTGAACGCCGCCGCACAGGCCTACGAGGGCGGCTATATGCTGGGCGGCGAATGCGAAGACCCCAGCTGGGCGCGCTGCTACCCCGACTGGGAGGCGCTGACGGCCGATCTGCGCTTTCATGCCCTGGCCAAACAGGTCTATGGCCCGCTGCATGACTGGCTGGCCGCGCAGGTGCAGACCGAGGATCTGCCCTTGATGCAGTGCGCAGACCAGAACGAACAACCAGGAGAGCCGGCATGAGCGAGCCCGCCAACCCGATGAAGCCCGGCAGCCAGGCGCTGCAGCCCCTGCATTTCCCGCTCTGGGGCTCGCGCCTGATCGAAGCCAGCGCGGGCACAGGCAAGACCTGGACCATTGCAGCCCTCTATCTGCGGCTGGTGCTGGGCCACGGCGCAGAGAACGGCTTTGCCCGAGCATTGATGCCGCCCGATATTCTGGTCATGACCTTCACGCGGGCCGCCACGCGCGAGCTGTCGGACCGCATCCGTGCCCGCCTGATCGAGGCCGTGCAATGCTTTCGCGGCGAGGCCGAACCGGCGGCGCACGACGGCTTTCTGCGCGATCTGCGCGATGCCTACGCCGAAGGCACAGAGCGCGAAACCGCTGCCTGGCGGCTGGACATGGCTGCGCAGTGCATGGACGATGCCGCCATCCACACCATAGACGCCTGGTGCCAGCGCATGCTGCGCGAGCATGCCTTCGACAGCGGCAATCTGTTTGATGAAACGCTGGAGGCCGACGAAAGCCAGCGTCAGACCGAGGCTGCACAGGATTACTGGCGCCAGCAGTGCTACCCGCTGTCGGGCGAGGTGCTGGAGACGGCGCTGCAGGTCTGGCCCGATGTGCAGGCTCTGGTCAAGGATATGCAGTCGCTGCTGCGTGAGAACATCGCTGCCACGGCGGGTGCCGGCACGCTGGGCGACTGCATTGTGCAGACGCTGGCTGAGCGTGAGCAGCAACTGCGAATGCTCAGCGATGGCTGGGAACAAAAAGCGCAGCAGTTCGAGGATTGGCTGGACGGCCAGTTGGGCACCAACAAAAGTGCTTGGAATGGCTTGAAGCTCAAGCCTGCCAACTACAAGAACTGGCTGAAAGCATTGCGGGAGTGGGCTGCCGCACCGCACGATGGGTTGGCGGCTGCGATGAAGACGGGAGCGACCCGTTTGGTGCCTGCCGGGCTGGATGAAGCGCGCAAGGGTGATGCGCCGGTGGAGCTGCCTCCCGCATCTGTCGAGCTGCAGCAGCTGCTTCAGGCCCTGGCGCAGCTGCCGTCCCTGCATGTGGCACTGCGCCTGCATGCAGCAGTCCATGTGCAGCAGCGCCTGCTGTGGCTCAAGCGCCAGGCCGGCACTTTCGGCTTTGCCGACATGTTGCAGCGCCTGGATGCGGCCTTGGCCGGCGATAACGGCCCCGCGCTGCAGGCCGGCATTCTGGCCCAGTACCCGGTGGCGCTGATTGACGAGTTCCAGGACACCTCGCCGCTGCAATACCGGCTGTTCGACCAGATCTACTGCACGGCAGACAACCGCGCGGACAGCGCGCTGCTGCTGATCGGCGACCCCAAGCAGTCCATCTACGGCTTTCGTGGTGCGGACATCTACAGCTATCTGCAGGCCAGGCAGGCGACCGAGGGGCGCCACTATGTGCTGGACACCAACTTCCGCTCCACGCAGGCGCTGGTCGATGCGGTCAACCAATGGTTTGTGCAGGCTGAAGTGCGCGAAGGCGAGGGGGCGTTCCTGTTCCGCGCCGGGCAGAGCAATCCGCTGCCGTTCGAGAGCGTCAAGGCAAATGGCCGCAAGGAGTTGTTGATGCAGGGCAGCCAGCGCATGGCCGCGCTGACCATTGCCTGGGACGGCAGCAGCGATGAGCCACTGAGCAATGACGACATCCGCCGCCGTGGGGCGGAGTTCTGCGCCAGCCAGATCGTGCAGTGGCTGATGGACGGTGCCACGGGCTTTGCCGAAGCCGGCCAGCCGCTACAGCGTCTGCGTCCGGCCGATATCGCGGTGCTGGTGCGCACGGGCAAGGAAGCCACTGCCGTGCGCCGCGCGCTGGCACGGCGCAATGTGGCCTCGGTCTACCTCTCCGATCAGGACTCGGTCTTCGCCAGCGGCGAGGCGCAAGACCTGCTGCTGTGGCTGCGTGCCGTGGCCGCGCCCCTGGACGGACTGGCCGTGCGCGCCGGTCTGGCCACGCCCATGATGGGACTGTCGTTTGACGAGCTGGCATGGCTGGCCAGCGATGACGAGGCCTTCGACGCGCGCAGCGAGCTGCTCAAGGAGCTGCACAGCCTCTGGCTGCGCCTGGGCGTGCTGGCCATGCTGCGCCAGACGCTGTACCGCTTTGAATTGCCGGCGCGCTGGCTGAAGGACATGGGCGGCGAGCGCCGTCTGACCAACTATCTGCACCTGGCCGAGCTGCTGCAAGGCGCGAGTGCCCAGTTGGAGGGCGAGCAGGCGCTGATCCGCTGGCTGGCGACCCAGATCGAGAACCCGGGCGCGGCCGGCGATGCGCAGATCGTGCGGCTGGAATCGGACGCCGATCTGGTCAAGGTCGTCACCGTGCACAAGAGCAAGGGGCTGGAGTATCCGCTGGTCTGCCTGCCGTTTGGCGGCAGCTTCCGGCCTGTGGACGGCAAGGCGGCCTATCTTTCGCTGCCCGTGCAGATCGATGGCGCACCCGCGCGCGAGCTGGTGCTGGACTACGACGATGCACAACTGGCGCAGGCCGACAAGGAGCGCCTGCGCGAGGATCTGCGCCTGCTCTATGTGGCGCTGACCCGTCCGCGCCATGCGTTGTGGATGGGGCTGGCCCCCATGAAGCGCGGCAACAGCAAAAACTGTGCGAACGAGCAGGGGGCTGCGGGCTATCTGCTGGCCGGAGATGTTGCGCAGTCCGCTGCCAGCTGGCGCGCCAGCATCCAGGCCCTGAGCGAGCGTTGCACGCAGATCGCCGTGGTGGATCTGCCGGCCGAACTGCCCGTGGCCTCGCGCTATGTTGCCGCGCAGGCCTTGCCCGCCCTGACCGCCGCGCCGATGTACGCGGCGCAGTTCGACCGCCGCTGGGGCATTGGCAGCTTTTCGTCGCTGACCCGCGCCATGGCCGCACCCAGCCTGCCGGTCCTGCCGGTGGCCGCACAAAGCCCCGCCGAGGACGAGCGTGCGCTGCAGGCCCAGGAGGCCGGTGAAGCTGCGCTGGACCTGGGCGTCATCAACGAGGTCATGACCGCCCTGCCCACCTTGACCAGATTCGCCGCCGGCGCGCGCAGCGATGCTGCGGTGTGGCACCGCTTCATGCGCGGCCCGGTGGTGGGCAATTTCCTGCACGACCAGCTGGAATGGCTGGCCGCCGAGGACTTTGCGCTGCAGGCTCAGGATGATCCCGACAACAGCGAGCCCCTGGCGACCCGCCTGCTGCGCCGCTGCGAGCGTGCGGGCCGCAAGGAGCAGGCCGCCGATGTGCTGCAGTGGCTGCGCGCCGTGGTGCACCAGCCGCTGGCGCCGCTCGGTGTCTCGCTGGCCCAGCTGGGCGAAGGCGATGCGCTGTTGCCCGAGATGGAGTTCTGGCTGCCAGCGCGGCGCCTGTCGGCACCGCATATCGACGCGCTGTGCCGCCGGCATATCCTGCCCGGTCAGCCGCGCCCGGCGCTGCCCGAGCGTGAGCTGCACGGCATGCTGATGGGCTTTGCCGACCTGGTGTTTCACCATGCCGGTCGTTACTGGGTGCTGGACTACAAGACCAACCACCTGGGTCAGGACAGTGCGGGCTATACCCCTCAGGCGCTGGAGCAGGCCATGCTCGAGCACCGTTATGACGTGCAGGCGGCGCTGTATCTGCTGGCTTTGCACCGCCTGCTGCAAAGCCGGCTGGGCGCGGCTTACGACCCTCGGCAACAACTGGGCGGCGCGCTCTATTTCTTTCTGCGCGGTCTCGATGGCGAGGCCGCCGGCATGCATGTGCTCAAGCCGCCGCTGGCGCTGCTGCAAGGGCTTGAGGCGCTTCTCGGCGACTGCGAGCAAGAATCGAAGGAGGAGCAGCCATGAAGGGCCGCCGCAAAGCCGATCTGCAGACGCTGGACCTGTTCGCAGCCCCCGCGGATGGCGACACGATTGCGCTGGACACCACGGCCTGGCTGGCCGCTCTGGAGCGTCTGGCCGATGCCGGCCTGCTGCGCCGTCTGGACAGCGCCCTGGCGGCTTTTGTGGCCGCGCAGGATGCCGAGGCCGGGCCCGCACTGCTGGTAGCCACGGCCGTGCTGGCGCAGATGGAGGGGCGCGGACACAGCTGTCTGCCCTTGCAGGCGCTGGCTGGCGATCCCAATCAGATTCTCGCCTGGCCAAAGGAGGCCGAGCGCCTGCAGCAATCGCTATGGGAGCAATTGCCCGGTCGGCTTGCCGACTGGCTGCAGGCCCTGCGTCGCAGCCCCGTGGTGCGTGTCGTGCAGCCGGGCGCGGTGGCGGCAGACCGAGGCCAGCCGCTGGTGCTGCTGGACGGCGCTGCGCCCTTGCTGTATTTGCGCCGCTACTGGGACTATGAGCGCAGTGTCGCCGCGCATATGGCGCAGCGCACGGCGGCCGATGCGGTGGCGCTTGACGAGCCCAGGGTCCGCGACTGGCTGGGGCGGCTTTTCAGCTCGCCCGCCGCTGCCGCGAATGCGGTGGACTGGCAAAAGCTGGCTTGCGCGCTGGCGCTGCGGGGGCGCATGTCCGTCATCACCGGCGGGCCGGGCACGGGCAAGACCTATACGGCGGCCCGTCTGCTGGCGCTGCTGTTTGCCACGGCACCGGATGCCGCCCAGCTGCGCGTCGCACTGGCTGCGCCAACCGGCAAGGCGGCGGCGCGGCTCAAGCAGTCCATCGACAGCTCGCTGCTGGAGCTGAAGGAGGCCGTGGGCCGCGAGCTGGATCTGGAAGCACTGGTCAAGCGCATGGGGGCGGCACGCACCCTGCATTCGCTGCTGGGCGCCAGGCCCGACACGCGGCGCTTTGCCCACCATACGGGCAATCCGCTGGATGTCGACGTGCTCATCGTCGATGAGGCCTCCATGATCCACCTCGAGATGATGGCCGCGCTGCTGCAGGCCCTGCCGCCCACGGCGCGCCTGATTCTGCTGGGCGATAAGGATCAGCTCGCCTCGGTGGAGGCCGGTGCCGTGCTGGGCGATCTGTGCCGCGATGCGCAGCGGGGCAATTACACGCCAGACACCGCGGCCTATGCCGAGCGCGTGACGGGCCAGCCCCTGCCAGCGCAGTACCTGGCGCCAGCCAGGACCTTGCCGCTGGCCCAGCACACGGTCATGCTGCGCGAGAGCCGCCGCTTTGGCGGCCCTATCGGTCAGCTGGCACAGGCCGTGAATGCCGGCGATGCACCTTCTGCCATGGCGCTGCTGCGCACGCAGACCCAGGCCGGCCTGCATGCCGAACTCTGGGCGCGTGAAGGCGGTGAGGTCGAGGCCGTGGTGCGCAGCGCCGTGCAAGGCCGTGGCGGCATGGCCAGCTATGCCGCCTATGCCAAGGTGCTGGAAAGGCATGGGCAGGGCAAGGGGCGCGGCTTTGCCACCGAGGCCGAGCACCAGCAATGGGTGAGGGACGTGCTGGCTGCCTTCGACCGCTACCGCCTGCTCTGCGCCGTGCGCGATGGCAGCTGGGGTGTGGCGGGTCTGAACCGCGCGGTGGAGCAGGCCCTGCAGGCCATGGGCGCCATACGCAAGGAGGGCGAGTGGTATATGGGCCGTCCGGTGATGGTCACCCGCAACGATGCACAGCTGGGCGTGTTCAATGGCGACATCGGCATGGCTCTGCCCAGCTTTGCCGACCCGGCGCGGCTGCGTGTGTACTTCATGCAGGGCGAGCATCTGCACCATGTCAGCACGGCGCGCCTGGCCCATGTGGAGACCGCATTTGCCATGACGGTGCACAAGAGCCAGGGGTCAGAGTTCGAGCACACGGCGCTGGTGCTGGCCGCGCAGGGCGGCAACCTGCTCAGCCGCGAGCTGGTCTACACCGGCATTACGCGGGCGCGCAAGGCGTTCTCGTTGTGGGCCGAAGTGCCCGGCCTGCTGGTGTCGGCGATGGGTAGTCCCACGCAGCGCAGCAGCGGTTTGCTGGGATTCATGGAGAGTGCTTGGTAGCTTGTGGGTGAGATCCTGTTTTGATAGCTGCTGGCGCAATACAGGTAAGCGCTTGAGACTGATTTCGCTCAATCTTGCAAGACGCGAAGCGGCTCAGGGGGTTAGTGTTCGTAAACCGCTTCCCAGTTGGCAAATCCCTTGACCTCGATCGGGTTGCCGCAGGGGTCGGTGAAGAACATCGTCCACTGCTCGCCTGGCTCGCCCTCGAAGCGCACCTGCGGCTCCAGAATGAAGGCCGTGCCGGCGGCTTTGAGGCGTTCGGCCAGGGCCAGCCAGTCGGGCTTGAGCAGGATCACGCCCAGGTGGGGCATGGGCACCATATGGTTGCCGACCTTGCCGGTGTTGCTCACGGCAAAGGGTTGGCCCAGGTGCAGGGAGATCTGGTGGCCGAAGAAGTCGAAATCGACCCAGGTGTCGGTGCTGCGACCCTCGCGGCAGCCCAGCACGCCGCCGTAGAAACGGCGGGCCTGGTCGAGATCGGTCACGTGGTAGGCAAGATGAAAAGCGCTTTGCATGATGGTCGCAAGCGTAGCATCAGCGGGCCCGGTCCGGTCCGGCCCGGCCCGGCTAGACCAGACCCTGCGCGCATCAGCGTGCAGCCTTGGCCTGCATGCGTGCCATCAGCTCCTCGGTGTTGCTCTTGCGATCGGCGTTGACCTTCTGCACTGTGGGACGCTCGCTCATGCGTGCCAGATAGTCGCGCACCGGCAGCTCGGCCAGCAGGTCGCTGCCGCCCACGATCTTGCAGGCGCTGCTGACCAGGGGCAGGTGCACGATGGCGCTGCAGTCGGCCAGCGTGAAGCTGTCGCCCGCGATGAACGGGGTATCGAAGCGGGCCAGCTTGGCAAAGGCCGCAATGTTCTTTTTGAGCTGCTCCAGCGTCTTGTCGCGCGTGGAGTCGCTGATCTTGCCGCCGAAGAAGGCCTGGGGGTAGAGGTTGCGCGCCACCAGCTCCAGGTGCAGATTCAGATAGACGCAAAGCTCACGCACCTTGGCGGCAGCAAAGGGGTCTGCGGGCAGCAGCGGCACCTTGCTGGACAGTGTTTCCACATATTCGATGATGGCGTCGGACTCGCTGATGGCGCCATGCTGGGTGCGCAGATACGGCACCTTGCCCAGCGGAGATTCCTCGGGGTTGGTGCTGCCAAGCCAGGCCAGTTCCTCGGCGAAGGGAATCTGCTTTTCCATCAAGGCCAGCTTGACCTTGTTGTAGTAATTGCTGGCTGAAAATCCGCACAAAGTCAGCATGCTTGTCTCCTGATCGGTGGTTGTGAATAGGTATACGTGGCCAGTTATCGTAGAGGCAAGTGGCGCAAGCCCTGCGTCGCCAACCGGATAGCGGGCCGGCTTCTACAATCGCTCCATGCATTGGCGCGCGCACCCTCCTCGGCACCAACCGGCAGCCCTTCTGGCGCGCTGGGTGCTGGGTGCGTGGTTCTGCGTGCTGCTGGTCAGCATGCTCACGCCCTGGGCGCGCGCCACGCCGCCTGCCGGCTGGGAGGCTGTGTGCACGGCCAGCGGCAGCACACACTGGGTGCCCAGCCCCGCCAGCGACGATGCCGCCACCCCACATGGACTGGATTGCGCGCTGTGCCTGCCGCTGCTGGCGCCGCCGCCAGCGCGGCAGCCAGATCCGGGCAGTCACCGCGCCGTTCTCGATGCCCGGCCCTGGGCCGATGTCGCTCACAGAGCTTTTGTCTCCACCCTGCCGCCCGTACGCGCGCCGCCCTTTGAAACTCTGAAAAACATAGCAGAGGGCGCTTGATGGTCAAGCGCTTCAGATCGATTTGAGATTGACACGACTTATGCAGATCAGGCTCAGGCAAGGGCTTGGTGTCAAGGAGGCCATCCTGATGCCCCCTTGTTTGCGTAAGTCCAGACTGAATTTGAATGGAGATGGTTTCATGAATATGCGTCGTTTTGCCGTGATGGTTCTGGGTTCGATGGTCGCTTCGTTGCTGGTTTCGGGTGTGGCCTGGGCCCATGCCGATGCGGCCCATGTCAAGGTGGAAAATGCCTGGGCCCGCGCCAGCGTGGCAGGTCAGCAGGCCTCGGGGGCCTTTATGCGCCTGACGGCCCAGGAGCCGCTCAAGCTTGTGGGCGTGGAAACCACGGCAGCCGCCGTGGCCGAGGTGCACGAGATGAAGATGGAGGGCGATGTGATGCGCATGCGCGCCATCGAGGCCCTGGATCTGCCTCAGGGCGTGGCCGTGGATCTCAAGCCCGGCGGCTATCACCTGATGCTGCAGCAGCTCAAGGCCCCGCTGGTCAAGGACAGCCAGGTGCCCGTGACCCTGGTGTTCAAGGATGCCAAGGGCGCAGTGTCGCGCCTGAGCCTGCAACTGCCGGTGCGCGTGGCTGCCCCTGCGGCGGCTGGTGCCGGGCACCAGCACATGGGTCATGGTGCGCATCAGCATTGATGACTTGAGCCAGGCCTGCTGCCTGCTCCCTTGTTTGCAGCAAACATCGCAAGTGCAGTAAGCTAGTTCCGCGTCCGGTCCCGTCCGGATGCGGATTCTGGTATCCATCCCTGCAGTGGAGAGCACTATGAGCGGCGACGCATCGGCATTTGGTTTCGGCAAGTTCATTCCCGGCTTTGATTTTCTGCAGGGGCTGGCGCAAAGCGCTGGCGCTGCGGCCAATCCCATGGGCCGCGTGCCGCAATGGGTGGCTCCCACCGTGAGCGTGGAAGAGGTGGACAAGCGCATTGCCGAGCTGAAAGCCGTGCAGTTCTGGCTGGAGCAAAACAGCCGTGCCCTGGCTGCCACCATCCAGGCGCTGGAAGTGCAGCGCATGACGCTGTCCACGCTCAAGGACATGAATGTCAGCATGAGCGAGCTGGCCAAGTCCTTTCCTTTCCCCGGTGCAGCGCCGGCCGAGCCCGCTGCGACTGGCAATACCGGCTGGCCCATGGGAGGTGCCACGGCCAGGACGGCCGCCGCAGAACCATCAGCGGCGCCAGAGCCCGAACCCGAGCCCGCAACGACCGAGACGGATGCCAAGGCTCAGGCAGAGCCGCCTTCTCAGGCTGCCTTGAGCCAGGCCATGCAATGGTGGGGAGCGCTGACCCAGCAGTTCCAGCAGATTGCAGCCAAGGCCATGGCAGAGCCCGTGCCGCCCGAGACCCTGGCGGCCGCCCAGCGCGCCACGGAGATGGCCAGCGGCTTTGCCAAGTCCACCATGGAAAAGGTGATGGCGCAGGCTGGCGGCTTTGGCGCTGCAGCCGCAGCGAAAAGTGCGGCAAAGAGTGCTGCGGCCGCCGAGCCCAGGCCTGCACCCAAGGCGGCGACCAAGACCGGTCAACCCAAAACGGCAGCGAGCAAGACCGCAGCCGCTAAAAAAACGGCTGCCAAGCAGCCTGCCGCCAAAAAGACAGCAGCCAAAACCTCTGCTACCTCGCGCAAGCCCTGAGCAATCCCTTCCCGCTAAGGTGGAAAATCGTGGTTGCAAGGCATCCACGCTCCAGCAAGAACAGGAGGGCTT
This region of Comamonas thiooxydans genomic DNA includes:
- the recC gene encoding exodeoxyribonuclease V subunit gamma, translating into MTAEQQPRASQPAANWQPGLIAIHGNQTEALADTVLAWLAAHPLQALEPEIVLVQSNGMAEWFKMRMAEQQGVCAAAQVELPARFVWRSYRQILGRHEVPRESPLDKTPMIWRLMRLLPLCLGEPAFEPIANFLRPGEPQRLLQLAEKLADLFDQYQIYRADWLAAWEQGENVLRTAGRPDAPVPEGQLWQPQLWRKVLAELDEQERAATRPALLARILDALQSGQPPVTPLARRVVVFGMSQMPLSLMQFLSGIAQHSQVLIAVPNPCRFHWADAIDGRELLRQQRRRHADKGGKDLAQIPLAAMHAHAHPLLAAWGRQSRDYVRQLDAFDTTGDTAVQWGWPRVDVYDEADSSELIDAPLLTQVQQRIRDLVPMSEHPAVEIAAADQSIVFHKAHGLVRELEVLHDQLLQWLAEPAAAGRAALAPREVVVMLPSIEEAAPAIRAVFGQYGRHDARHIPFDIADVGARASSPLVTALQWLLKLPQQRCRLSELCDLLDVPAVAARVGLAADDLPQLTHWMAGAGIRWGLNHAQRAQLGLAACGDPNSAWFGLRRMLLGYASGPALDAAFDETQAFAGMEPYDEVGGLTAELAGSLASLLGRMLQWWQAAGEAAAPQAWAQRFRALLDDFFVAQGDEDQALCAALDTALVGWQAACEQAGFDALIPLEVAQEAWLQALSEPALNQRFRAGGVTFCTLMPMRAIPFDVVCLLGMNDGDYPRRAMRVDFDLMALPGQQRPGDRARRDDDRQLMLDALLSARSKLYISWAGRHVRDNSEQPPSVLVSQLRDYLSQGWQGEGSAGLGASGRGDLLLAQRTRQHPLQPFSRRYFEQASGLSTFAREWYGAHEERAAQVLPVVAAFEPDPEVPLTLARLTEFLRHPARSFLRNRLQVRFEQDEELLEDDELFSVDGLTAYGLIQQLQQGVRTQLAHDAALDVGMQVQRQVQRLGRAGVLPLAGLGRREAEALQAQATPSLLAWQQQMRLWPHAAPRERLLLHSGAVTLDDWMDGLQERQEPPSDAGHSRCWFALEPRTLLNKKGELQAHKLLPIYVRSLALSSRGSDTLMGVIARDTLVWVQPLEPEVATQRLQALMQLWLTGQNEPLPLPLKAAIAAGRDELNAAAQAYEGGYMLGGECEDPSWARCYPDWEALTADLRFHALAKQVYGPLHDWLAAQVQTEDLPLMQCADQNEQPGEPA
- the recB gene encoding exodeoxyribonuclease V subunit beta, whose product is MSEPANPMKPGSQALQPLHFPLWGSRLIEASAGTGKTWTIAALYLRLVLGHGAENGFARALMPPDILVMTFTRAATRELSDRIRARLIEAVQCFRGEAEPAAHDGFLRDLRDAYAEGTERETAAWRLDMAAQCMDDAAIHTIDAWCQRMLREHAFDSGNLFDETLEADESQRQTEAAQDYWRQQCYPLSGEVLETALQVWPDVQALVKDMQSLLRENIAATAGAGTLGDCIVQTLAEREQQLRMLSDGWEQKAQQFEDWLDGQLGTNKSAWNGLKLKPANYKNWLKALREWAAAPHDGLAAAMKTGATRLVPAGLDEARKGDAPVELPPASVELQQLLQALAQLPSLHVALRLHAAVHVQQRLLWLKRQAGTFGFADMLQRLDAALAGDNGPALQAGILAQYPVALIDEFQDTSPLQYRLFDQIYCTADNRADSALLLIGDPKQSIYGFRGADIYSYLQARQATEGRHYVLDTNFRSTQALVDAVNQWFVQAEVREGEGAFLFRAGQSNPLPFESVKANGRKELLMQGSQRMAALTIAWDGSSDEPLSNDDIRRRGAEFCASQIVQWLMDGATGFAEAGQPLQRLRPADIAVLVRTGKEATAVRRALARRNVASVYLSDQDSVFASGEAQDLLLWLRAVAAPLDGLAVRAGLATPMMGLSFDELAWLASDDEAFDARSELLKELHSLWLRLGVLAMLRQTLYRFELPARWLKDMGGERRLTNYLHLAELLQGASAQLEGEQALIRWLATQIENPGAAGDAQIVRLESDADLVKVVTVHKSKGLEYPLVCLPFGGSFRPVDGKAAYLSLPVQIDGAPARELVLDYDDAQLAQADKERLREDLRLLYVALTRPRHALWMGLAPMKRGNSKNCANEQGAAGYLLAGDVAQSAASWRASIQALSERCTQIAVVDLPAELPVASRYVAAQALPALTAAPMYAAQFDRRWGIGSFSSLTRAMAAPSLPVLPVAAQSPAEDERALQAQEAGEAALDLGVINEVMTALPTLTRFAAGARSDAAVWHRFMRGPVVGNFLHDQLEWLAAEDFALQAQDDPDNSEPLATRLLRRCERAGRKEQAADVLQWLRAVVHQPLAPLGVSLAQLGEGDALLPEMEFWLPARRLSAPHIDALCRRHILPGQPRPALPERELHGMLMGFADLVFHHAGRYWVLDYKTNHLGQDSAGYTPQALEQAMLEHRYDVQAALYLLALHRLLQSRLGAAYDPRQQLGGALYFFLRGLDGEAAGMHVLKPPLALLQGLEALLGDCEQESKEEQP
- the recD gene encoding exodeoxyribonuclease V subunit alpha codes for the protein MKGRRKADLQTLDLFAAPADGDTIALDTTAWLAALERLADAGLLRRLDSALAAFVAAQDAEAGPALLVATAVLAQMEGRGHSCLPLQALAGDPNQILAWPKEAERLQQSLWEQLPGRLADWLQALRRSPVVRVVQPGAVAADRGQPLVLLDGAAPLLYLRRYWDYERSVAAHMAQRTAADAVALDEPRVRDWLGRLFSSPAAAANAVDWQKLACALALRGRMSVITGGPGTGKTYTAARLLALLFATAPDAAQLRVALAAPTGKAAARLKQSIDSSLLELKEAVGRELDLEALVKRMGAARTLHSLLGARPDTRRFAHHTGNPLDVDVLIVDEASMIHLEMMAALLQALPPTARLILLGDKDQLASVEAGAVLGDLCRDAQRGNYTPDTAAYAERVTGQPLPAQYLAPARTLPLAQHTVMLRESRRFGGPIGQLAQAVNAGDAPSAMALLRTQTQAGLHAELWAREGGEVEAVVRSAVQGRGGMASYAAYAKVLERHGQGKGRGFATEAEHQQWVRDVLAAFDRYRLLCAVRDGSWGVAGLNRAVEQALQAMGAIRKEGEWYMGRPVMVTRNDAQLGVFNGDIGMALPSFADPARLRVYFMQGEHLHHVSTARLAHVETAFAMTVHKSQGSEFEHTALVLAAQGGNLLSRELVYTGITRARKAFSLWAEVPGLLVSAMGSPTQRSSGLLGFMESAW